In the genome of Candidatus Zixiibacteriota bacterium, one region contains:
- a CDS encoding PorV/PorQ family protein, producing the protein MMKNIITTLAILLLLVAGSALADFAKVGSTGAQFLKMGVGPRYQAMGDASVAVADDIYAAYWNPAGLSEVENATVGFTNINWVLDVNLNYFALARYFEDVGTFAVSATVLSMGDQEITTFEQQNGTGDFFTATSYAIGLSYARQLTNRFAFGGTVKFIGERIHNENARGMAFDFGTLLYTGYRSLRLGMSISNMGPEMKFDGPDLDVSYDEREGEGSNHGVDAQVKTRPYELPMVFRVGMAYDFEMGPKSIVTLAGELKHPNDNLQQSSLGAEYSYAEKFFVRGGYKFNYDEEGLSAGAGLKTAVSSGTRLFVDYSWQDLGRLQNSQRFSVGFTF; encoded by the coding sequence ATGATGAAGAATATTATTACAACTCTCGCCATACTCCTGCTTCTGGTGGCCGGCAGTGCCCTGGCCGATTTCGCCAAAGTAGGTTCGACCGGCGCCCAGTTTCTCAAGATGGGAGTCGGTCCTCGGTATCAAGCTATGGGTGACGCTTCGGTAGCGGTTGCGGATGATATCTATGCTGCCTACTGGAATCCAGCCGGTTTGTCCGAGGTGGAAAATGCCACTGTGGGCTTCACTAATATCAACTGGGTGCTTGATGTCAATCTCAACTATTTCGCTCTGGCACGGTATTTCGAGGATGTAGGCACTTTTGCTGTGTCGGCCACCGTGCTATCGATGGGTGATCAGGAGATTACGACCTTTGAGCAACAGAATGGGACCGGAGATTTCTTCACCGCCACCTCTTACGCCATTGGGCTTTCGTATGCCCGCCAGTTGACCAACCGGTTTGCATTTGGAGGTACGGTGAAGTTTATTGGTGAGCGTATTCACAATGAAAACGCCAGAGGTATGGCCTTCGATTTCGGTACCCTGCTATATACCGGGTATCGCTCCCTTCGCTTAGGTATGTCCATCAGCAACATGGGTCCGGAAATGAAATTTGATGGCCCCGATCTGGATGTTTCCTACGATGAACGGGAAGGAGAAGGTTCCAATCACGGCGTCGATGCTCAGGTTAAGACGAGACCATACGAGCTGCCGATGGTTTTCCGTGTTGGTATGGCTTACGATTTCGAGATGGGACCCAAGTCGATTGTTACTCTGGCTGGGGAATTGAAACACCCCAACGATAATCTACAACAGAGTTCACTGGGAGCCGAGTATTCATACGCCGAGAAGTTCTTCGTGCGTGGTGGCTACAAGTTCAACTACGATGAGGAAGGCCTGTCTGCCGGAGCTGGACTCAAAACGGCTGTTTCCAGTGGTACCAGACTATTTGTCGATTATTCCTGGCAGGATCTGGGTCGTCTTCAGAACTCCCAGAGATTCTCGGTTGGATTTACGTTTTGA
- a CDS encoding TonB-dependent receptor, which produces MRISISPAPLLYSGLLVLLLATGALGGVSGKISGQVLDVTTGEPVVGAIVTVVGTNLGTLTDIDGEYFIINLPSGKHNLSIEVMGYEPVIKTDVRVLVDLTTPVDFELDPSPVELSQAVIVRAENPIIQRDLTVSRVTFTADRIKDLPNMISVQSILSNYPGVVVDGGSDLHVRGGRAGQVTYLFDGFNIQDPFVADEGMHIITGSLEELSLTAGGYSAEYGDALSGIVNSVSQHGTHTYHGGIRVFEGATHPYDVTNGKIGGLERLGYRSASIDLSGPIPGLDPQRWTFFTAGEYLQNPSYLPHSSRQAYTGTAKLNMQPASRMRLKTNLSYNFITGESYDHRDVNGVSYDFNLDGLPKIERKAYLIGLTGDYAFSERTVLSASVNRFSTSTKIAPEHLFDLYWDRWPGYSVDEDGVYNGTVHENNYGNDIDWTNPQEIVGFTSGDDFRPIYGYRQSNYDAFSLSAVNQINKWNQIKTGFEYRKYNVKWDAKQFLNDNPYGEKFDCGPTYASVYIQNKMEYDYFIVNVGLRYDYRDADISYNATPTGDQPIYKNAESQGRVSPRLGVSFPISQKSVMHFNYGLYYQTPQFYYMYTNLQGDIETGLPLLGNPDLEPEQTVGYELGLDHMIGNNYRINVTAFYKDFQDLVTTRSSYKIAGSPVTYFDNDDYGSAKGIDLAIEKLPTNSNLSGSISYSYMIARGNGSDATEPYYTYLSASVDTLAPISEFPLDFDQRHTASAVVSYRAPQDWQANLLGLKLPSAWGLTFVGYYGSGLPYTPTDGAGNRLGERNEGRLPASYSVDMRFNKDFGFRTGDLKLTMFVEVDNLFNRRNVINVYSRTGLANNDGWDTQGGLALDQQEVDHYDDLYDNDPQNYSSPRTIRTGLELNF; this is translated from the coding sequence TTGCGTATCAGCATAAGTCCGGCACCATTGTTATACAGTGGTTTGCTGGTGTTATTGTTGGCAACAGGCGCCTTGGGAGGTGTTAGCGGGAAGATATCAGGACAAGTTCTTGATGTCACTACGGGTGAACCTGTTGTCGGGGCTATAGTAACGGTTGTAGGTACCAACCTTGGAACACTTACAGATATTGATGGAGAGTACTTCATCATTAACCTTCCAAGTGGTAAGCACAACCTCTCGATTGAGGTGATGGGCTACGAGCCGGTGATCAAGACGGATGTCAGAGTACTGGTCGACCTCACAACACCGGTCGATTTCGAGTTGGACCCGTCACCGGTCGAATTGAGCCAGGCTGTAATAGTTAGGGCTGAGAACCCAATTATTCAGAGAGACCTCACGGTTTCGAGAGTTACGTTCACGGCCGATCGGATCAAGGATCTACCGAATATGATCAGCGTTCAGTCCATCTTGTCGAACTACCCCGGTGTAGTTGTTGATGGCGGAAGCGATCTTCATGTCCGGGGTGGTCGAGCAGGGCAGGTAACTTATCTGTTCGACGGATTCAATATCCAGGATCCGTTTGTGGCCGATGAGGGGATGCACATCATTACGGGGTCACTGGAGGAACTCTCTCTGACCGCCGGTGGGTATAGTGCCGAATACGGTGATGCCCTTTCCGGCATTGTTAACTCCGTGAGCCAGCACGGAACGCATACATATCATGGTGGCATTCGGGTATTCGAAGGAGCTACTCACCCCTACGATGTCACCAATGGCAAAATTGGTGGTCTTGAGCGGCTCGGGTATCGGTCTGCATCGATTGACCTGTCGGGACCGATTCCAGGATTGGATCCGCAGCGCTGGACGTTCTTCACGGCTGGAGAATACCTGCAAAATCCCTCATACTTGCCGCACAGCAGTCGCCAGGCATACACCGGAACGGCAAAATTGAATATGCAGCCGGCTAGCCGGATGAGACTTAAGACAAACCTGTCTTACAACTTCATCACTGGTGAGTCCTATGATCACCGCGATGTCAACGGCGTCTCCTACGACTTTAATCTGGACGGTCTCCCGAAGATTGAAAGAAAAGCATACCTGATTGGCCTCACCGGCGACTACGCCTTCAGCGAGCGCACGGTTCTATCGGCCTCAGTGAACCGCTTCTCAACCTCCACCAAGATCGCTCCAGAGCATTTGTTTGATCTGTATTGGGATCGGTGGCCAGGTTATTCGGTCGACGAAGACGGAGTATACAATGGCACTGTCCACGAAAACAACTACGGTAATGATATCGATTGGACCAATCCGCAGGAGATTGTTGGTTTCACGTCAGGTGACGATTTCAGGCCAATATATGGATATCGCCAGTCGAACTATGATGCTTTCAGCCTGAGCGCAGTAAACCAGATCAACAAGTGGAACCAGATCAAGACCGGTTTTGAATATCGCAAGTACAACGTCAAATGGGATGCCAAGCAGTTCCTTAATGACAATCCCTATGGCGAAAAATTCGATTGCGGGCCAACTTATGCTTCGGTCTATATCCAAAACAAAATGGAATACGACTACTTTATTGTTAATGTAGGTTTGCGCTACGATTATCGTGATGCCGACATTTCGTACAACGCGACCCCAACCGGTGACCAACCTATTTATAAGAATGCAGAATCCCAGGGTCGAGTGTCTCCTAGATTGGGTGTATCATTCCCGATCTCCCAGAAATCGGTCATGCACTTCAACTACGGACTTTATTACCAAACACCGCAGTTCTACTATATGTACACGAACCTGCAGGGTGATATCGAAACGGGTCTTCCCTTGCTCGGTAATCCGGACCTGGAACCGGAGCAGACCGTTGGTTATGAGTTGGGTCTGGATCACATGATTGGCAATAACTACCGTATCAATGTTACCGCCTTCTACAAGGACTTCCAGGACTTGGTTACCACCCGATCGTCATATAAGATAGCCGGAAGTCCGGTAACATATTTCGACAATGATGACTATGGTTCTGCCAAGGGCATTGATCTGGCTATTGAGAAGCTGCCGACCAACAGCAATCTCAGCGGCTCCATATCATACAGCTATATGATAGCCCGTGGCAACGGCTCTGATGCCACCGAACCATATTACACCTACCTGTCGGCCAGTGTTGACACTCTGGCACCGATTTCGGAGTTCCCGCTTGATTTCGATCAACGACACACGGCCAGCGCTGTGGTGAGCTATCGGGCGCCTCAGGACTGGCAGGCCAACCTGCTGGGCTTGAAACTGCCCAGTGCCTGGGGTTTGACTTTCGTTGGTTACTACGGTTCGGGTCTTCCTTACACTCCGACCGACGGTGCGGGTAATCGTCTGGGTGAACGCAACGAGGGTCGTCTACCGGCCTCGTATTCGGTCGATATGCGCTTCAACAAGGATTTCGGTTTCCGGACGGGGGATTTGAAACTGACCATGTTTGTTGAGGTCGACAACCTCTTCAATCGACGCAATGTTATAAACGTCTACTCCCGTACCGGTCTTGCAAACAACGACGGCTGGGACACCCAGGGCGGTCTGGCTCTGGATCAACAGGAGGTAGACCACTATGATGACCTGTACGATAATGATCCCCAAAACTATTCATCTCCCCGGACAATCAGGACCGGGTTAGAACTAAACTTCTAG
- a CDS encoding ABC transporter substrate-binding protein, which yields MIDQTRYILIWLIATVLGLSGIVESARAETPIAVLMSDSLTSTKRTLHGARKMIVRTHPDAILHTFYLTQAADDNKLVIDSLRSLSPKLVLTIGSPATSLAKQKIEDIPIVFAGVLYPVLSGFVESVGRPGGNITGASLDIPVQIQFKYFKQIVPELRKVGVLYTEATASLIRPATVVAQNMGLTLTPVLISNDKEIPSALDSLAGIVEGIWSVADPELFDPKSTRYILLNTLRKGIPFMGFSQYVVESGALFALDFDHKAVGHQAGEIASRVLAGEAAGKIKVSIVDVIWFHYNERTAHHINIEIPEDLVAIAKEVYR from the coding sequence ATGATCGACCAAACTCGATACATCCTTATCTGGCTAATTGCGACTGTTCTCGGTCTGTCCGGAATCGTCGAATCAGCCCGGGCTGAAACACCTATCGCGGTGTTGATGAGCGACTCGCTGACATCCACCAAGCGAACGCTTCATGGTGCCCGTAAGATGATCGTGCGCACTCACCCGGACGCTATCCTTCACACCTTCTATCTAACCCAGGCGGCTGACGACAACAAGTTGGTCATCGACTCCCTTAGATCATTATCACCGAAACTGGTACTGACTATTGGAAGCCCCGCGACCAGTTTGGCCAAGCAGAAGATAGAGGATATTCCGATTGTTTTTGCGGGCGTACTCTACCCAGTGCTATCAGGTTTCGTAGAATCGGTAGGTCGACCAGGAGGAAATATCACCGGGGCATCGCTGGATATTCCAGTTCAAATACAATTCAAGTATTTCAAGCAGATCGTTCCCGAATTGCGCAAGGTTGGAGTTCTGTACACCGAGGCAACCGCCAGTCTTATTCGTCCGGCCACGGTGGTAGCACAAAACATGGGGCTGACGCTAACTCCAGTACTGATCTCCAATGACAAGGAGATTCCATCAGCGCTGGACTCTCTGGCAGGAATAGTTGAAGGCATCTGGTCGGTAGCAGATCCGGAACTTTTTGACCCCAAATCAACCAGGTACATTCTCCTCAACACGCTGCGTAAAGGGATACCCTTTATGGGGTTTTCACAGTATGTCGTGGAGTCGGGTGCTCTTTTCGCCCTTGATTTTGATCACAAAGCGGTCGGCCACCAGGCAGGAGAAATCGCATCCAGAGTTTTGGCAGGAGAAGCGGCAGGAAAAATCAAGGTCTCGATCGTTGACGTCATCTGGTTCCATTATAATGAGAGAACGGCTCATCATATAAATATCGAGATCCCAGAAGATCTGGTGGCCATAGCGAAGGAGGTATATCGATGA
- a CDS encoding HAMP domain-containing protein: MSIFERLHSIRLQTKFVLSVSTMLIASMVVTSGFMIQRQAEGFHRELTTSGETMIRILAVNAESGVIFESKYELDELVDVLHGFEAFKYASVHNLDGTILTSLGVWDDSPSTELKMYSLNRSDPADGHLYLTLENGSEYVELWAPVVSRKESLSRETLGVTAGFNPSTGYQASTEVIGSIRLILSLQSVNEAISSARNTAIMTTLMVLILAILMLTFLIRVITKPVSMLVEVTDKVAHGDLSQTVNINQKDEIGHLANTFNKMIESLRQSRNEIEEYNRNLEEKIIDRTIALEEAQSQLIQSEKMGAIGQLAAGVAHELNNPLGGILGYAQFALEKMHKSTKEHGPRKEIEGYVRYITYIETQARRCKAIVQNLLRFSRSSHAADVEDINPNQVVDDTVTFVEHQLHMNQITLKRDLTSKLPMIQANGGQLQQVLTNLIINAMHASAPDTEITVATNFSPAVGEFGGTVEMKVIDQGHGIPPETLKKIFEPFFTTKEVGKGTGLGLSLSYGIIADHGGEIRVDSVVGEGTTFTVILPVQRSIVDTDKTTGKIFTSVGTEEI; encoded by the coding sequence ATGAGTATCTTCGAACGCCTCCATAGCATCCGTCTACAAACAAAATTTGTTCTGTCTGTCTCGACGATGCTGATCGCGAGCATGGTCGTTACCAGCGGCTTCATGATTCAGCGACAGGCTGAAGGTTTCCACCGGGAACTTACGACCAGCGGCGAGACAATGATTCGTATCCTAGCCGTCAACGCCGAGAGTGGAGTTATCTTCGAGTCGAAGTATGAACTCGACGAACTTGTGGATGTTCTGCATGGCTTCGAGGCGTTTAAGTATGCCTCTGTCCATAACCTTGATGGGACGATACTTACCAGTTTGGGAGTCTGGGATGATAGTCCGTCAACTGAGCTAAAAATGTATTCCTTAAATAGGTCAGATCCAGCGGATGGTCATCTTTACCTCACTCTTGAGAACGGGAGTGAATATGTCGAATTGTGGGCACCAGTGGTCTCGCGCAAAGAATCACTAAGTCGCGAAACGCTCGGGGTCACAGCCGGTTTCAACCCGTCAACCGGGTACCAGGCATCGACAGAAGTGATCGGTTCAATCAGGCTGATATTGTCACTGCAGTCGGTGAATGAGGCAATTTCCTCAGCCCGTAATACTGCCATCATGACAACTCTCATGGTACTGATACTAGCCATTCTCATGCTGACCTTCCTGATAAGGGTCATTACAAAACCAGTAAGCATGCTGGTTGAAGTGACGGACAAAGTTGCGCACGGTGACCTTTCACAAACTGTAAATATCAATCAGAAGGATGAAATAGGTCATCTGGCCAATACCTTCAATAAGATGATTGAGTCTCTGCGACAGTCACGGAATGAGATTGAGGAATACAACCGCAACCTCGAGGAGAAGATAATCGACCGTACTATAGCTCTCGAGGAAGCTCAGTCTCAACTAATCCAGTCAGAGAAAATGGGTGCCATCGGCCAACTGGCTGCTGGTGTAGCGCACGAGCTCAATAATCCTCTCGGGGGGATACTGGGTTATGCACAGTTTGCACTGGAGAAGATGCATAAGAGTACCAAAGAGCATGGACCTCGCAAGGAGATCGAGGGTTACGTTCGCTATATTACATACATCGAAACACAAGCACGACGTTGCAAGGCGATCGTCCAAAATCTATTGCGCTTCTCTCGCTCCTCTCATGCGGCTGATGTCGAGGATATCAACCCGAATCAGGTAGTTGATGATACAGTTACTTTCGTGGAACATCAACTCCACATGAATCAGATCACGTTGAAGCGCGACCTGACTTCCAAACTGCCTATGATTCAGGCTAACGGCGGTCAGCTTCAGCAAGTTCTCACTAACTTGATAATCAACGCCATGCATGCCTCCGCACCGGATACTGAAATAACGGTCGCTACCAATTTCAGTCCGGCAGTAGGTGAATTCGGCGGCACGGTGGAGATGAAGGTGATCGACCAGGGACATGGGATTCCGCCGGAAACTCTGAAAAAGATTTTTGAGCCGTTCTTCACTACCAAGGAAGTCGGCAAGGGTACTGGTTTGGGTTTATCGCTCAGCTATGGCATTATCGCCGACCACGGCGGTGAGATAAGGGTCGATTCTGTGGTGGGCGAAGGAACAACATTTACCGTAATCCTACCGGTTCAGAGAAGCATTGTCGATACCGATAAGACAACTGGGAAGATATTTACATCTGTAGGTACTGAAGAAATCTAG
- a CDS encoding response regulator yields the protein MERSDKQSILVVDDEEIIRSFLSEVLSDDYDVSLAEDGDKAIEKIKEYRYDLIITDLKMPRISGEEVVKFASDTDPNYKIIVISGFSSLHTVSQSINNGACAFLSKPFSIKELMQTVATTMEEKD from the coding sequence ATGGAACGCTCAGACAAACAATCGATACTGGTGGTTGACGACGAGGAGATAATCCGGTCGTTTCTCTCTGAAGTTCTTAGCGACGATTATGATGTCAGCCTGGCAGAGGATGGCGACAAAGCCATCGAGAAAATCAAAGAGTACCGCTACGACCTGATCATCACCGACTTAAAGATGCCGCGTATCTCTGGTGAAGAAGTGGTCAAGTTCGCCAGCGATACTGACCCAAACTATAAGATAATTGTCATCTCGGGTTTTTCGAGTCTGCACACAGTTAGCCAGTCGATCAACAATGGAGCGTGTGCGTTCCTGTCCAAGCCGTTTTCCATAAAGGAACTTATGCAGACGGTTGCGACCACTATGGAAGAGAAGGACTAA
- a CDS encoding response regulator, with the protein MAHILVIDDSEVIRSLLREYLSEIGHKVDIATDGRQGQTMALERDYDAVFCDVHMPRLNGYEVFRSVVAVKPTVRFVMTDSLPDELADKALEHGAHACLTKPFDLDQVGETMRQLLEETKKT; encoded by the coding sequence ATGGCACACATTTTAGTCATTGACGATTCTGAAGTTATTCGCAGTCTCCTCAGAGAGTACTTGTCCGAAATCGGGCACAAAGTTGATATTGCTACTGATGGTCGCCAGGGTCAGACGATGGCTCTGGAGAGAGATTACGACGCTGTCTTTTGTGATGTACATATGCCACGTCTGAATGGGTACGAAGTTTTCCGTAGTGTAGTAGCCGTCAAACCGACGGTTCGATTCGTGATGACCGATTCCTTACCCGACGAACTGGCTGATAAGGCTCTCGAGCATGGTGCTCACGCCTGCTTGACCAAACCCTTTGATCTGGACCAGGTGGGTGAGACAATGAGACAGTTATTGGAAGAAACGAAGAAAACATGA
- a CDS encoding response regulator encodes MSEPSKGSIRIIAVDDESIVLSLISDALEDEGYLIRTAESAAEALNMLASEPADLVITDIRMPHMNGIEMVKQIRENHPRTGVIFMTGYANLNSAKDAIKHGAFDYIMKPFELLEIRQAVRKAADKIHEDSAAKTSGERLERLSDLNKMLHTAGDHNSISTVSLHFAMLQCGTDRGTVLYWDRQNSQFRCTTIIGDQIDSQTFDDTDLAESINNCPTTVFCEPMVASIPEEHPLFQIALEPIDVRLTLPPWFETNDKMLVVPIRRGESLYGAITTPVTKSSPTVGGTDINLLNMAANQLALSLENLFLLEETQTAYAHLKELQDQTISLEKMATRGEMSAEIGHELNNFLGVVVGNFSLLEALLIKKSYDNVDRHLKTIFDQIERMKRFTTNLMDLSITASQKEIVDFQDLLSEVIDFLKPQKRFSDVSIDLVVTETNIPFEADPTHIQQLLYNIFNNAADATQGCELRQISVKVNLDPDNQHFKLIISDTGIGIEPERLARMFNERFTTKKGGHGFGLMVCKRIVDGHSGQLEVDSIPGEGTTFRIRFPLASGITAAACPC; translated from the coding sequence ATGAGCGAACCCTCGAAAGGATCAATACGCATCATCGCTGTCGACGATGAGAGTATTGTGTTATCGCTAATCAGCGATGCCCTTGAAGATGAGGGTTATCTTATTCGCACCGCTGAGAGCGCGGCCGAGGCTCTCAATATGCTGGCCTCAGAGCCGGCCGATCTGGTTATTACCGATATCCGTATGCCTCATATGAATGGTATCGAGATGGTAAAGCAGATTCGAGAAAATCATCCCCGTACCGGTGTCATTTTCATGACCGGGTATGCCAATCTCAATAGTGCCAAGGATGCCATCAAACACGGGGCTTTTGACTATATCATGAAGCCCTTCGAACTACTCGAAATCCGCCAGGCCGTCCGCAAAGCGGCAGATAAGATTCACGAGGACTCAGCCGCCAAGACATCCGGTGAGCGGTTGGAGCGCCTGTCTGATCTCAACAAGATGCTTCATACGGCTGGAGATCACAATTCGATTAGCACAGTGTCACTGCACTTCGCCATGTTGCAATGTGGTACCGACCGCGGGACAGTGCTTTACTGGGACCGACAAAATTCACAGTTCAGATGTACGACCATTATCGGTGATCAGATCGATAGTCAGACGTTCGATGACACTGATCTGGCGGAGTCGATCAATAACTGCCCGACTACCGTATTTTGCGAACCGATGGTGGCTTCAATACCCGAGGAGCATCCACTTTTTCAGATTGCACTGGAACCCATCGACGTGCGCCTAACTCTTCCTCCCTGGTTTGAGACAAATGATAAAATGCTCGTAGTCCCCATTCGCCGTGGGGAGTCGCTGTATGGAGCGATCACGACGCCGGTGACAAAGAGTTCTCCTACGGTCGGTGGAACCGATATCAATCTTTTGAATATGGCCGCCAATCAACTAGCTCTGTCGCTTGAGAACCTGTTCCTGCTGGAGGAGACTCAGACTGCCTATGCGCATTTGAAGGAACTTCAGGACCAGACAATCTCCCTGGAGAAGATGGCTACGCGAGGCGAAATGTCGGCTGAAATCGGTCACGAACTCAACAACTTTCTGGGTGTCGTGGTGGGCAATTTCTCCCTCCTGGAAGCTTTGCTGATCAAGAAATCCTACGACAATGTGGACCGGCACCTAAAAACCATCTTTGACCAGATCGAGAGGATGAAGCGTTTCACCACCAATCTCATGGATCTATCCATCACCGCTTCCCAGAAAGAGATTGTGGACTTTCAGGACCTCCTGAGCGAAGTCATCGATTTTCTAAAACCACAGAAGAGATTCAGCGATGTCTCCATTGATCTCGTCGTCACAGAGACTAACATTCCTTTCGAAGCCGATCCAACTCACATTCAACAACTACTTTACAATATCTTCAATAATGCCGCTGATGCCACACAGGGTTGTGAATTGCGTCAGATCTCAGTCAAGGTAAACCTCGATCCTGACAACCAGCACTTTAAGCTCATTATCTCCGACACCGGCATCGGCATTGAGCCCGAGCGGTTGGCCAGAATGTTCAATGAACGGTTTACTACCAAAAAGGGCGGTCATGGATTTGGTCTGATGGTATGCAAACGTATTGTCGATGGTCATTCCGGCCAGCTTGAAGTTGACTCGATCCCTGGAGAGGGAACAACTTTCCGTATCCGCTTCCCTCTGGCATCTGGAATCACTGCCGCAGCGTGTCCTTGTTGA
- a CDS encoding sigma-54 dependent transcriptional regulator: MNKLGKILIVDDDPAVLEAMSESFSDEFEVSLASSGPEAISTLLDDQHFDAVVLDIRMAQMDGLATASRLKDIVPNLPIIFHTGYPGDYSEDEIEQDYRPFDYVGKNERPVRLQRAVKNAVAFHQLKANRMDLIQLARSQYDMVGSSSIMLKVFQTIEKIGPTGSKVMILGPTGTGKELVAQAIHKRSLLADKQLAIFSCDHKSSDLVESELFGHLRGSFTGAVADRQGMFEYAHGGTLFLDEIGDLDMTTQGKILRVIETGDMHRIGSPEVVKVDVRLICATHHDLDRAVEEGRFRKDLYYRLKGVVIELPPLKDRREDIPELLDYFVERYCAKTDCSLKVFEPSARDFVIEFDWPGNVRELREMVESLIDLSPSYYITHKEVSDYLNPSVGSSHSEGTLSERTRDFKRTTLIQVLDRNSRNISSSARELGVDPSNLRKLIKDLDITLS, encoded by the coding sequence ATGAATAAGCTTGGCAAAATCTTAATTGTCGATGATGACCCCGCTGTTCTTGAGGCTATGTCTGAGTCGTTCTCAGATGAGTTCGAGGTTAGCCTGGCTTCCTCCGGACCGGAGGCGATTTCGACTCTGCTGGACGATCAGCACTTTGACGCTGTCGTACTTGATATTCGCATGGCTCAGATGGATGGTCTCGCGACTGCCTCTCGGTTGAAGGATATTGTTCCCAATCTCCCCATTATCTTTCATACCGGTTATCCAGGTGACTACAGCGAAGATGAAATTGAGCAGGATTATCGCCCGTTCGATTATGTGGGTAAGAATGAACGCCCCGTTCGACTTCAGCGGGCGGTGAAAAACGCAGTTGCTTTCCATCAACTCAAAGCCAATCGAATGGATCTGATTCAGTTGGCCCGCTCCCAATATGATATGGTGGGCTCATCGTCCATTATGTTGAAAGTCTTCCAGACCATCGAAAAAATTGGTCCGACCGGATCCAAAGTGATGATCCTTGGTCCTACTGGCACAGGCAAGGAGTTGGTCGCGCAAGCCATTCACAAGAGGAGTCTTCTGGCTGACAAACAGCTGGCCATTTTCAGCTGCGATCACAAATCGTCGGATCTGGTGGAGTCTGAACTCTTTGGGCATCTGCGCGGTTCCTTTACCGGGGCTGTTGCCGATCGTCAAGGGATGTTCGAGTATGCGCATGGTGGCACCCTGTTTTTAGATGAGATCGGCGACTTGGACATGACGACCCAGGGCAAAATTCTCCGCGTCATTGAGACCGGAGATATGCATCGAATCGGCTCCCCGGAAGTTGTAAAAGTAGATGTGCGCCTGATTTGCGCCACTCATCACGATCTAGACAGGGCGGTGGAGGAGGGTCGATTCAGGAAGGATCTGTACTATCGACTGAAGGGAGTGGTGATCGAGTTGCCTCCCCTGAAGGACCGCCGTGAGGACATACCTGAGTTGCTTGACTATTTTGTGGAGCGATACTGTGCAAAGACCGACTGCAGCCTGAAAGTATTTGAACCATCTGCGCGCGATTTTGTGATTGAGTTTGACTGGCCGGGTAATGTCCGGGAGTTGAGGGAGATGGTCGAATCGCTGATTGATCTTTCCCCTTCATACTATATCACTCATAAGGAGGTATCCGACTACCTGAACCCAAGTGTCGGCTCCAGTCACTCGGAAGGAACGTTGTCTGAGCGGACCCGCGATTTCAAGCGAACGACCTTAATCCAGGTTTTGGATCGCAATAGCCGGAATATCAGTTCCTCGGCTCGGGAACTCGGTGTCGATCCCTCCAATTTGCGCAAACTTATCAAGGACCTTGATATCACCCTGTCCTAA